One Monomorium pharaonis isolate MP-MQ-018 chromosome 4, ASM1337386v2, whole genome shotgun sequence DNA segment encodes these proteins:
- the LOC118644127 gene encoding protein transport protein Sec61 subunit gamma, with protein MDQIKKLTEPGRQFAKDSIRLVKRCTKPDRKEFQKIAIATAIGFCIMGFIGFFVKLIHIPINNIIVGS; from the exons ATGGACCAAATCAAGAAGCTCACCGAACCTGGCCGTCAGTTTGCCAAGGATAGCATCCGGCTTGTCAAAAGATGTACCAAGCCAGATCGCAaag AATTTCAGAAGATTGCTATCGCTACTGCGATTGGTTTCTGTATAATGGGCTTTATAGGATTTTTTGTTAAGCTAATCCATATCCCAATCAACAATATCATTGT aggctcataa
- the LOC114255018 gene encoding uncharacterized protein LOC114255018, giving the protein MIYKTVTSFCSTVDKERERLDHLRLKNVDNLPNNKNFYTPITKHASTTAHVMLGMSCTHYAVTMSHFIDKADNASTVLAQKVLQSKSEVSLFNWRSANTMQAYYELSCRANSSRFNASYQLFEMNKKNYRLVGTLSSKESMQNLITDLKNAKSLLPSQTTSENSQSLIHSISYIKKKPLIEINKTINYANTHVTSNTSITSTKISKNQSPEIYVTSTPHKKRTTNKNTFQLQESYNLENQISVPKNTFQIKPSRINNSQICDSLNKSIAEQTHIVHVVQDLFKKLNKRLDIIEKKESENHAMLLRLTKIKNRRVQSIPKCLLFKSIQNLILFDNANDDIYNEVVDYFIYLGGFNPIDCATIYFNCAFEKVEKTTLEVTWHGTKDLKALKTTCFAHACEDAISFRRQQKRPSLENDESEEPFLRRVRIPNKRQTGNTRIC; this is encoded by the exons atgatttataaaactgTCACGAGTTTTTGCAGCACAGTCGATAAAGAGCGAGAGCGTCTCGATCATTTACGGCTAAAAAATGTCGATAATTTaccgaataataaaaatttctataccCCGATAACCAAGCATGCTAGCACGACGGCGCACGTTATGCTCGGCATGTCATGCACACACTATGCTGTCACTATGTCACACTTTATTGATAAAGCAGACAATGCTAGCACGGTGTTGGCACAGAAAGTATTACAGTCAAAAAGTGAggttagtttatttaattggCGTTCTGCAAACACAATGCAAGCATATTACGAGCTGTCGTGCAGAGCAAACAGTTCAAGATTCAATGCGTCTTATCA attattcgaaatgaataaaaaaaattatcgtctTGTAGGTACTCTTAGTTCAAAAGAGagtatgcaaaatttaatcactgatttaaaaaatgcgaaaagCTTATTGCCATCTCAGACTACATCTGAAAATTCCCAATCTCTAATTCATtcaatatcttatataaaaaagaaacctttaattgaaataaataaaacgattaattatgcaaatacaCATGTTACTTCTAATACATCAATAACATCgactaaaatttcaaaaaaccAATCACCAGag atCTATGTAACATCAACACCTCACAAGAAACGtacaacaaacaaaaatacttTCCAGTTACAAGAATCATACAACctagaaaatcaaatttccgTTCCGAAGAatacttttcaaataaaaccTTCAAGGATAAATAATTCACAAATCTGTGATTCTTTGAATAAAAGCATTGCTGAACAAACGCATATTGTACATGTTgttcaagatttatttaa aaaactaAACAAACGTTtggatataatagaaaaaaaagaaag TGAAAATCATGCGATGTTGTTGCgactaacaaaaataaaaaatcgaagaGTTCAATCGATTCCAAAATGTcttctttttaaatcaatacaaaatttaatactatttgaCAACGCAAATGATGATATATATAACGAAGTT gttgattattttatttatttaggtGGATTTAATCCTATAGATTGTgctacaatatattttaattgtgctTTTGAAAAAGTTGAAAAGACTACATTGGAAGTGACTTGGCATGGTACAAAAGATTTGAAAGCTTTAAAAACTACTTGCTTTGCACACGCTTGTGaag aCGCCATTAGTTTCCGCCGTCAACAAAAACGACCAAGTTTAGAAAATGATGAATCCGAAGAACCTTTTTTAAGAAGAGTAAGAATCCCAAACAAGAGACAAACAGGAAATACAAGAATTTGTTAA
- the LOC118645064 gene encoding dehydrodolichyl diphosphate synthase complex subunit DHDDS-like, translating into MWWILQSILNWIRSLVLRFIKTGAIPTHIAFIMDGNRRYAKKRKIARREGHFLGFEKMMETLKWCLDLGITEITVYAFSINNFKRSEEEVNDLMDLIRQKFKSFLEKLDELKNDGICIRVFGNLSLLPEDVCQIIARCMIATKDNNKIILNIACPYTSKDELTHAIKDIAKGIKHNNILPEDINEDLISDCLYTYKSSNPDLLIRTSGVFRLSDFLMWQVSNTCIYFTDVLWPEFTSWKFLAAIFYYQRSDSQKVMNNLKPIVHNSNKIAMFVDKIHHERETIIENISNNYEQLF; encoded by the exons ATGTGGTGGATCTTacaatctattttaaattggaTACGATCGCTtgttttaagatttataaaaactggCGCAATACCAACCCATATTGCATTCATTATGGATGGGAATAGACGCTATgcgaagaaaagaaagatagcCAGAAGAGAGGGACACTTCTTGGG atttgaaaaaatgatGGAAACATTGAAATGGTGCTTAGACCTCGGCATTACAGAGATCACAGTTTATGCTTTTAgcataaataactttaaacgTAGTGAAGAAGAAGTCAATGATCTCATGGATCTTATCAGGCAAAAGTTCAAaagttttttagaaaaatt AGACGAACTGAAGAACGATGGAATTTGCATTCGTGTGTTTGGTAACTTGTCCTTGCTTCCAGAAGATGTATGCCAAATAATTGCTCGATGTATGATCGCCACGaaggataataataaaataattttaaatatagctTGCCCTTATACAT CAAAGGATGAACTTACTCATGCAATTAAAGACATAGCAAAAggtataaaacataataatatcttACCAGAAGATATTAACGAAGATTTGATTTCTGACTGCTTGTATACTTACAAATCTTCAAATCcagatttattaattcgtaCTTCCGGAGTATTTCGACTTAGTGACTTTCTCATGTGGCAa GTTTCTAACACTTGCATCTACTTTACCGATGTTTTATGGCCTGAATTCACTTCATGGAAATTTCTCGCTgcaatcttttattatcaaagatcTGACTCGCAAAAAGTTATGAACAATTTAAAACCTATTGTgcataatagtaataaaatagcTATGTTTGTTGATAAAATACATCACGAACGCGAAactataattgaaaatatcagCAATAATTACGAGCAATTGTTCTAA
- the LOC118645204 gene encoding dehydrodolichyl diphosphate synthase complex subunit DHDDS-like, whose amino-acid sequence MSWILQRILNWVRYLVLRIIKTGEIPTHVAFIMDGNRRYANKRSIAKKEGHSKGFKILMKALKWGLELGITEITVYAFSINNFNRSEEEVNDLIDLSRQKFKGFLEELDKLKDAGVCIRVFGNWSLLPKDVCQIIAQCMIATKDNNKIILNIAYSYTSRDELTHAIKDILKGIKHKNILPEDINEDLISNCLYTYKSSNPDLLIRTSGEFRLSDFLTWQISNTCIYFTDVLWPELTPWKLLAAIFYYQSCSDLRKVKNNLKPIVHNSRVSMFVDKIHHERKTMIENISNNYEQLSSENV is encoded by the exons atgTCGTGGATATTACAACGCATTTTGAATTGGGTGAGATACCTGGTTTTAAGGATCATTAAGACTGGCGAGATACCTACACACGTGGCGTTTATCATGGATGGTAACAGACGTTACGCAAATAAAAGAAGCATAGCCAAGAAAGAGGGACACTCAAAGGG atttaaaatactgATGAAAGCATTGAAATGGGGCTTGGAACTTGGTATTACAGAGATCACAGTTTATGCTTTTAGCATAAATAACTTCAATCGTAGTGAAGAAGAAGTCAATGATCTCATTGATCTTAGCAGGCAGAAGTTCAAAGGTTTTTTAGAAgaatt AGACAAACTGAAGGACGCTGGAGTTTGCATTCGTGTGTTTGGTAACTGGTCCTTGCTTCCAAAAGATGTATGCCAAATAATTGCTCAATGTATGATCGCCACGaaggataataataaaataattttaaatatagctTACTCTTATACAT CAAGGGATGAACTTACTCATGCAATTAAAGACATATTAAAAggtataaaacataaaaatatcttaccaGAAGATATTAACGAAGATTTGATTTCTAATTGCTTATACACTTACAAATCCTCAAATCcagatttattaattcgtaCTTCCGGAGAATTTCGACTTAGTGACTTTCTCACGTGGCAA atTTCTAACACTTGCATTTACTTTACCGATGTTTTATGGCCTGAGTTAACTCCATGGAAATTGCTCGCTGCAATCTTTTATTACCAAAGCTGTTCTGACTTGCGAAAagttaagaataatttaaaacctATTGTGCATAATAGTAGAGTATCTATGTTTGTTGATAAAATACATCACGAACGCAAAACTATGATTGAAAATATCAGCAATAATTACGAGCAATTAAGTTCTGAAAATGTctga